A section of the Callithrix jacchus isolate 240 chromosome 14, calJac240_pri, whole genome shotgun sequence genome encodes:
- the PRADC1 gene encoding protease-associated domain-containing protein 1 isoform X2: MVPGAAGWCCLVLWLPACVVAHGFRIHDYLYFQVLSPGDIRYIFTATPAKDFGGIFHTRYEQIHLVPAEPPEACGELSNGFFIQDQIALVERGGCSFLSKTRVVQEHGGRAVIISDNAVDNDSFYVEMIQDSTQRTADIPALFLLGRDGYMIRRSLEQHGLPWAIISIPVNVTSIPTFELLQPPWTFW; encoded by the exons ATGGTCCCAGGCGCCGCTGGCTGGTGTTGTCTCGTGCTCTGGCTCCCCGCATGCGTCGTGGCCCATG GCTTCCGTATCCATGATTATTTGTACTTTCAAGTGCTGAGTCCTGGGGACATTCGATACATCTTCACAGCCACACCAGCCAAGGACTTTGGTGGTATCTTT caCACAAGGTATGAGCAGATTCACCTTGTCCCCGCTGAACCTCCAGAGGCCTGTGGGGAACTCAGCAATGGTTTCTTCATCCAGGACCAGATCGCTCTGGTAGAGAGGGG GGGCTGCTCCTTCCTCTCCAAGACTCGAGTGGTCCAGGAGCACGGCGGGCGGGCAGTGATCATCTCTGACAACGCGGTTGACAATGACAGCTTCTACGTGGAGATGATCCAGGACAGTACCCAGCGCACAGCTGACATCCCCGCCCTCTTCCTGCTCGGCCGAGATGG CTACATGATCCGCCGCTCCCTGGAACAGCATGGGCTGCCATGGGCCATCATTTCCATCCCAGTCAATGTCACCAGCATCCCCACCTTTGAGCTGCTGCAACCGCCCTGGACCTTCTGGTAG
- the CCT7 gene encoding T-complex protein 1 subunit eta isoform X2 yields the protein MDKLIVDGRGKATISNDGATILKLLDVVHPAAKTLVDIAKSQDAEVGDGTTSVTLLAAEFLKQVKPYVEEGLHPQIIIRAFRTATQLAVNKIKEIAVTVKKADKVEQRKLLEKCAMTALSSKLISQQKAFFAKMVVDAVMMLDDLLQLKMIGIKKVQGGALEDSQLVAGVAFKKTFSYAGFEMQPKKYHNPKIALLNVELELKAEKDNAEIRVHTVEDYQAIVDAEWNILYDKLEKIYHSGAKVVLSKLPIGDVATQYFADRDMFCAGRVPEEDLKRTMMACGGSIQTSVNALSADVLGRCQVFEETQIGGERYNFFTGCPKAKTCTFILRGGAEQFMEETERSLHDAIMIVRRAIKNDSVVAGGGAIEMELSKYLRDYSRTIPGKQQLLIGAYAKALEIIPRQLCDNAGFDATNILNKLRARHAQGGTWYGVDINNEDIADNFEAFVWEPAMVRINALTAASEAACLIVSVDETIKNPRSTVDAPPAAGRGRGRPRPH from the exons ATGGACAAGCTTATTGTGGATGGCAGAG gcAAAGCAACAATTTCTAATGATGGGGCCACAATTCTGAAACTTCTCGATGTTGTCCATCCTGCAGCAAAGACTTTGGTGGACATTGCCAAATcccaggatgctgag GTGGGTGATGGCACCACCTCAGTGACCTTGCTGGCTGCAGAGTTTCTGAAGCAGGTGAAACCCTATGTGGAGGAAGGTTTACACCCCCAGATCATCATTCGAGCTTTCCGCACAGCCACCCAGCTG GCAGTTAACAAGATCAAAGAGATTGCTGTGACTGTGAAGAAGGCAGATAAAGT GGAGCAGAGGAAGCTGTTAGAGAAGTGTGCCATGACTGCTCTGAGCTCCAAGCTGATCTCCCAGCAGAAAGCTTTCTTTGCTAAGATGGTGGTAGATGCAGTGATGATGCTTGATGATTTGCTGCAGCTTAAAATGATTGGAATCAAGAAGGTACAGGGTGGAGCCCTTGAG GATTCTCAGCTGGTAGCTGGTGTTGCATTCAAGAAGACTTTCTCTTATGCTGGGTTTGAAATGCAACCCAAAAAGTACCACAATCCAAAGATTGCCCTTTTGAATGTTGAGCTTGAGTTGAAAGCTGAGAAAGATAATGCTGAGATAAGAGTCCACACAGTTGAG GATTATCAGGCAATTGTTGATGCTGAGTGGAACATTCTCTATGACAAGTTAGAGAAGATCTATCATTCTGGAGCCAAAGTTGTCTTGTCCAAACTCCCCATTGGGGATGTGGCCACCCAGTACTTTGCTGACAGGGACATGTTCTGTGCTGGCCGAGTACCTGAGGAGGATCTGAAGAGGACAATGATG GCCTGTGGAGGTTCAATCCAGACCAGTGTGAATGCTCTGTCAGCAGATGTGCTGGGTCGATGCCAGGTGTTTGAAGAAACCCAGATTGGAGGCGAGAG GTACAATTTTTTTACTGGCTGCCCCAAGGCCAAGACATGCACCTTCATCCTCCGTGGCGGTGCTGAGCAGTTTATGGAGGAGACAGAGCGGTCCCTGCATGATGCCATCATGATCGTCAGGAGAGCCATCAAG AATGATTCAGTGGTGGCTGGTGGTGGGGCCATTGAGATGGAGCTCTCCAAGTACCTGCGGGATTACTCAAGGACCATTCCAGGAAAACAGCAGCTGTTGATTGGGGCATATGCCAAGGCTTTGGAGATTATCCCACGCCAGCTGTGTGACAATGCCGGCTTTGATGCCACAAACATTCTCAACAAGCTACGGGCTCGACATGCCCAG GGGGGCACATGGTATGGGGTAGATATCAACAACGAGGACATTGCTGACAACTTTGAGGCTTTCGTGTGGGAGCCAGCTATGGTGCGGATCAATGCCCTGACAGCAGCCTCTGAGGCTGCGTGCCTGATCGTGTCTGTAGATGAAACCATCAAGAACCCCCGCTCGACTGTGGATGCTCCCCCAGCAGCTGGCCGGGGCCGTGGTCGTCCCCGTCCCCACTGA
- the CCT7 gene encoding T-complex protein 1 subunit eta isoform X1 translates to MMPTPVILLKEGTDSSQGIPQLVSNISACQVIAEAVRTTLGPRGMDKLIVDGRGKATISNDGATILKLLDVVHPAAKTLVDIAKSQDAEVGDGTTSVTLLAAEFLKQVKPYVEEGLHPQIIIRAFRTATQLAVNKIKEIAVTVKKADKVEQRKLLEKCAMTALSSKLISQQKAFFAKMVVDAVMMLDDLLQLKMIGIKKVQGGALEDSQLVAGVAFKKTFSYAGFEMQPKKYHNPKIALLNVELELKAEKDNAEIRVHTVEDYQAIVDAEWNILYDKLEKIYHSGAKVVLSKLPIGDVATQYFADRDMFCAGRVPEEDLKRTMMACGGSIQTSVNALSADVLGRCQVFEETQIGGERYNFFTGCPKAKTCTFILRGGAEQFMEETERSLHDAIMIVRRAIKNDSVVAGGGAIEMELSKYLRDYSRTIPGKQQLLIGAYAKALEIIPRQLCDNAGFDATNILNKLRARHAQGGTWYGVDINNEDIADNFEAFVWEPAMVRINALTAASEAACLIVSVDETIKNPRSTVDAPPAAGRGRGRPRPH, encoded by the exons ATGATG cCCACACCAGTTATCCTGTTGAAAGAGGGGACTGATAGCTCCCAAGGCATCCCCCAGCTTGTGAGTAACATCAGTGCCTGCCAGGTGATTGCTGAGGCTGTAAGAACCACCTTGGGTCCTCGTGGCATGGACAAGCTTATTGTGGATGGCAGAG gcAAAGCAACAATTTCTAATGATGGGGCCACAATTCTGAAACTTCTCGATGTTGTCCATCCTGCAGCAAAGACTTTGGTGGACATTGCCAAATcccaggatgctgag GTGGGTGATGGCACCACCTCAGTGACCTTGCTGGCTGCAGAGTTTCTGAAGCAGGTGAAACCCTATGTGGAGGAAGGTTTACACCCCCAGATCATCATTCGAGCTTTCCGCACAGCCACCCAGCTG GCAGTTAACAAGATCAAAGAGATTGCTGTGACTGTGAAGAAGGCAGATAAAGT GGAGCAGAGGAAGCTGTTAGAGAAGTGTGCCATGACTGCTCTGAGCTCCAAGCTGATCTCCCAGCAGAAAGCTTTCTTTGCTAAGATGGTGGTAGATGCAGTGATGATGCTTGATGATTTGCTGCAGCTTAAAATGATTGGAATCAAGAAGGTACAGGGTGGAGCCCTTGAG GATTCTCAGCTGGTAGCTGGTGTTGCATTCAAGAAGACTTTCTCTTATGCTGGGTTTGAAATGCAACCCAAAAAGTACCACAATCCAAAGATTGCCCTTTTGAATGTTGAGCTTGAGTTGAAAGCTGAGAAAGATAATGCTGAGATAAGAGTCCACACAGTTGAG GATTATCAGGCAATTGTTGATGCTGAGTGGAACATTCTCTATGACAAGTTAGAGAAGATCTATCATTCTGGAGCCAAAGTTGTCTTGTCCAAACTCCCCATTGGGGATGTGGCCACCCAGTACTTTGCTGACAGGGACATGTTCTGTGCTGGCCGAGTACCTGAGGAGGATCTGAAGAGGACAATGATG GCCTGTGGAGGTTCAATCCAGACCAGTGTGAATGCTCTGTCAGCAGATGTGCTGGGTCGATGCCAGGTGTTTGAAGAAACCCAGATTGGAGGCGAGAG GTACAATTTTTTTACTGGCTGCCCCAAGGCCAAGACATGCACCTTCATCCTCCGTGGCGGTGCTGAGCAGTTTATGGAGGAGACAGAGCGGTCCCTGCATGATGCCATCATGATCGTCAGGAGAGCCATCAAG AATGATTCAGTGGTGGCTGGTGGTGGGGCCATTGAGATGGAGCTCTCCAAGTACCTGCGGGATTACTCAAGGACCATTCCAGGAAAACAGCAGCTGTTGATTGGGGCATATGCCAAGGCTTTGGAGATTATCCCACGCCAGCTGTGTGACAATGCCGGCTTTGATGCCACAAACATTCTCAACAAGCTACGGGCTCGACATGCCCAG GGGGGCACATGGTATGGGGTAGATATCAACAACGAGGACATTGCTGACAACTTTGAGGCTTTCGTGTGGGAGCCAGCTATGGTGCGGATCAATGCCCTGACAGCAGCCTCTGAGGCTGCGTGCCTGATCGTGTCTGTAGATGAAACCATCAAGAACCCCCGCTCGACTGTGGATGCTCCCCCAGCAGCTGGCCGGGGCCGTGGTCGTCCCCGTCCCCACTGA
- the PRADC1 gene encoding protease-associated domain-containing protein 1 isoform X3, with amino-acid sequence MVPGAAGWCCLVLWLPACVVAHGFRIHDYLYFQVLSPGDIRYIFTATPAKDFGGIFGDDRGQLGARTCLSFGLITTSSRGCSFLSKTRVVQEHGGRAVIISDNAVDNDSFYVEMIQDSTQRTADIPALFLLGRDGYMIRRSLEQHGLPWAIISIPVNVTSIPTFELLQPPWTFW; translated from the exons ATGGTCCCAGGCGCCGCTGGCTGGTGTTGTCTCGTGCTCTGGCTCCCCGCATGCGTCGTGGCCCATG GCTTCCGTATCCATGATTATTTGTACTTTCAAGTGCTGAGTCCTGGGGACATTCGATACATCTTCACAGCCACACCAGCCAAGGACTTTGGTGGTATCTTT GGTGATGATCGGGGGCAACTGGGAGCTAGGACCTGCCTTTCCTTTGGTCTCATCACCACCTCTTCCAGGGGCTGCTCCTTCCTCTCCAAGACTCGAGTGGTCCAGGAGCACGGCGGGCGGGCAGTGATCATCTCTGACAACGCGGTTGACAATGACAGCTTCTACGTGGAGATGATCCAGGACAGTACCCAGCGCACAGCTGACATCCCCGCCCTCTTCCTGCTCGGCCGAGATGG CTACATGATCCGCCGCTCCCTGGAACAGCATGGGCTGCCATGGGCCATCATTTCCATCCCAGTCAATGTCACCAGCATCCCCACCTTTGAGCTGCTGCAACCGCCCTGGACCTTCTGGTAG
- the PRADC1 gene encoding protease-associated domain-containing protein 1 isoform X1 encodes MVPGAAGWCCLVLWLPACVVAHGFRIHDYLYFQVLSPGDIRYIFTATPAKDFGGIFHTRYEQIHLVPAEPPEACGELSNGFFIQDQIALGDDRGQLGARTCLSFGLITTSSRGCSFLSKTRVVQEHGGRAVIISDNAVDNDSFYVEMIQDSTQRTADIPALFLLGRDGYMIRRSLEQHGLPWAIISIPVNVTSIPTFELLQPPWTFW; translated from the exons ATGGTCCCAGGCGCCGCTGGCTGGTGTTGTCTCGTGCTCTGGCTCCCCGCATGCGTCGTGGCCCATG GCTTCCGTATCCATGATTATTTGTACTTTCAAGTGCTGAGTCCTGGGGACATTCGATACATCTTCACAGCCACACCAGCCAAGGACTTTGGTGGTATCTTT caCACAAGGTATGAGCAGATTCACCTTGTCCCCGCTGAACCTCCAGAGGCCTGTGGGGAACTCAGCAATGGTTTCTTCATCCAGGACCAGATCGCTCTG GGTGATGATCGGGGGCAACTGGGAGCTAGGACCTGCCTTTCCTTTGGTCTCATCACCACCTCTTCCAGGGGCTGCTCCTTCCTCTCCAAGACTCGAGTGGTCCAGGAGCACGGCGGGCGGGCAGTGATCATCTCTGACAACGCGGTTGACAATGACAGCTTCTACGTGGAGATGATCCAGGACAGTACCCAGCGCACAGCTGACATCCCCGCCCTCTTCCTGCTCGGCCGAGATGG CTACATGATCCGCCGCTCCCTGGAACAGCATGGGCTGCCATGGGCCATCATTTCCATCCCAGTCAATGTCACCAGCATCCCCACCTTTGAGCTGCTGCAACCGCCCTGGACCTTCTGGTAG